One segment of Arthrobacter sp. MMS18-M83 DNA contains the following:
- a CDS encoding TetR/AcrR family transcriptional regulator produces MPKIVDAEARRQEVVEAVFRIIASDGLERASLREVADEAGLAVGSVRHYFASSDELLVHSFAVVIDRIATRLEEAFAVVESLDHASAEHDDAVLTLLGQFLPLDEESAVDACVWMAFRHAARIRPVLEEEAARSHRAVAAVVGRLVMRLMRDAGTRQERLVTEAERLLSTLDGLCMHALLQPEWMTFEVCRDVLSAHLDSLLSPVQPLTSRLIGNRLEP; encoded by the coding sequence GTGCCCAAGATTGTTGATGCCGAAGCCCGGCGCCAGGAAGTAGTCGAAGCGGTCTTCAGGATCATCGCGTCTGATGGCCTGGAACGTGCCTCCTTGCGGGAGGTCGCTGATGAGGCCGGCCTCGCCGTTGGTTCCGTCCGCCACTACTTTGCCAGCAGCGATGAACTACTGGTCCATTCCTTCGCTGTGGTCATCGACAGGATCGCCACAAGGCTCGAGGAGGCGTTCGCCGTCGTCGAATCCCTGGACCATGCCTCGGCGGAACACGACGATGCCGTGTTAACCCTGCTGGGTCAATTCCTGCCGCTTGACGAGGAATCGGCCGTGGACGCTTGCGTGTGGATGGCGTTTCGCCACGCGGCCCGGATCCGACCCGTGCTCGAGGAAGAAGCTGCACGAAGCCACCGTGCCGTGGCCGCCGTCGTCGGACGTTTGGTCATGCGTTTGATGCGCGACGCCGGGACCCGCCAGGAACGTCTGGTGACGGAGGCCGAACGCCTCCTGTCCACCCTGGACGGGCTGTGCATGCATGCCCTGTTGCAGCCCGAGTGGATGACGTTCGAGGTCTGCCGAGACGTCCTGAGCGCGCATCTGGACTCCTTGTTGTCTCCCGTCCAACCGTTAACGTCAAGGCTCATCGGGAATAGACTGGAACCCTGA
- the dapD gene encoding 2,3,4,5-tetrahydropyridine-2,6-dicarboxylate N-succinyltransferase: MTETAASAALDSASANHRSAYGFGLATIATSDAGEATVLDVWFPAPALGEAAESLRAVEHADESLTALAAESHDADRGTEQKVVFAQINLDEAPADTVDAYLRLHLLSHRLVKPNSINLDGIFGKLPNVVWTNFGPAAVNGFELTRARLRKRGAVTVYGVDKFPRMVDYVIPTGVRIADADRVRLGAYLSEGTTVMHEGFVNFNAGTLGTSMVEGRISAGVVAGDGTDVGGGASIMGTLSGGGKEKIALGERVLLGANSGVGISIGDDSVVEAGLYVTAGTRVRIPGPKDANGEDTSSIIKAVELSGVPNLLFRRNSTTGEVEVLPRKGQTVELNEALHAN; encoded by the coding sequence ATGACTGAAACCGCTGCCTCTGCCGCGCTTGATAGCGCTTCTGCAAACCATCGTTCCGCCTATGGCTTTGGCCTGGCCACCATCGCCACCTCCGACGCCGGAGAAGCGACAGTGCTGGACGTGTGGTTTCCGGCACCGGCCCTGGGCGAAGCGGCTGAATCCCTGCGTGCCGTGGAGCACGCAGACGAATCGCTGACCGCACTTGCAGCCGAAAGCCACGACGCCGATCGCGGGACCGAACAGAAGGTGGTCTTCGCCCAGATCAACCTCGACGAGGCCCCCGCGGACACCGTTGACGCCTACCTGCGCCTGCACTTGCTTTCGCACCGCTTGGTCAAGCCCAACAGCATCAATCTGGACGGCATCTTCGGCAAGCTCCCCAACGTTGTGTGGACAAACTTTGGCCCCGCCGCCGTGAACGGCTTTGAATTGACCCGCGCCCGCCTGCGCAAGCGCGGCGCAGTCACGGTCTACGGAGTGGACAAGTTCCCCCGCATGGTGGACTACGTCATTCCCACCGGTGTCAGGATCGCCGACGCCGACCGCGTCCGCCTGGGGGCCTACCTCTCCGAAGGCACCACGGTCATGCACGAGGGCTTCGTGAACTTCAACGCCGGCACGCTCGGCACCTCGATGGTGGAAGGCCGCATCTCTGCAGGCGTTGTTGCCGGTGATGGCACCGATGTCGGCGGCGGCGCCTCCATCATGGGGACCCTCTCCGGTGGCGGCAAGGAAAAGATCGCGCTGGGTGAGCGTGTGCTCCTGGGCGCCAACTCCGGCGTGGGCATCAGCATAGGCGACGACTCCGTGGTTGAAGCCGGACTCTATGTCACGGCCGGAACCCGCGTGCGCATCCCCGGCCCGAAGGACGCCAACGGCGAGGACACCAGCAGCATCATCAAGGCTGTGGAGCTCTCCGGCGTGCCGAACCTGTTGTTCCGCCGCAACTCCACCACCGGAGAAGTGGAGGTCCTCCCGCGCAAGGGCCAGACGGTGGAACTCAATGAAGCCCTCCACGCAAACTAG
- the dapE gene encoding succinyl-diaminopimelate desuccinylase — MTVETTPILLDIRQDVALLAAALMDINSVSGNEAALADAVESALRAIPGLQLLRDGDAIIARTELGRPERVILAGHLDTVPLPTVEGSLGTVPSTWESGVPGTGILYGRGATDMKGGVAVQLALAATMFDGGAEPGKDVTFVFYDHEEVEAVKSGLGRLVRNHGHLLEGDFAILLEPTDGTVEGGCNGTSRFEATTVGEAAHSARAWMGSNAIHAAAPILSRLAAYEPRTVNVDGLDYRESLNAVKINGGTAGNVIPDRCVVEINYRFAPDKTPDQAEAHVRELLEGFDVVRTDAAAGARPGLNHPAAASFVAAVGAEPKPKYGWTDVARFSELGVPAVNFGPGDPLLAHKDNEHVDADAIRECLRALRLWLAD; from the coding sequence GTGACCGTTGAAACTACTCCAATTCTTCTTGACATCCGGCAAGACGTCGCGTTGCTGGCCGCCGCGCTCATGGACATCAACAGCGTGTCCGGCAACGAAGCCGCGCTGGCAGACGCCGTCGAATCCGCCCTCCGCGCGATCCCCGGCCTCCAGCTTCTGCGCGACGGCGACGCCATCATTGCCCGGACCGAACTGGGGCGCCCGGAGCGGGTGATCTTGGCCGGTCACCTTGATACCGTGCCGTTGCCTACCGTGGAAGGCTCACTCGGTACCGTGCCCTCCACCTGGGAGTCCGGCGTCCCGGGTACCGGAATCTTGTATGGACGTGGAGCCACGGACATGAAGGGTGGAGTCGCAGTGCAGCTTGCGCTCGCCGCAACCATGTTCGACGGCGGTGCCGAGCCGGGCAAGGACGTCACGTTCGTTTTCTACGACCATGAGGAAGTGGAGGCAGTCAAGAGCGGCCTCGGCCGATTGGTCCGGAACCACGGCCATCTTCTGGAAGGTGACTTCGCGATCCTGCTCGAACCCACCGACGGCACGGTGGAGGGCGGTTGCAACGGCACCAGCCGCTTCGAAGCCACAACCGTGGGGGAGGCGGCCCACTCGGCGCGGGCATGGATGGGCAGCAATGCCATCCACGCCGCTGCACCCATCCTGAGCCGTTTGGCAGCGTACGAACCGCGCACAGTCAACGTGGACGGTCTGGACTACCGGGAAAGCCTCAACGCCGTGAAGATCAACGGCGGTACCGCAGGCAACGTGATCCCGGACCGCTGCGTGGTGGAAATCAACTACCGCTTCGCGCCGGACAAGACCCCGGACCAAGCAGAAGCCCATGTCCGCGAACTGTTGGAGGGCTTCGACGTCGTCCGCACCGATGCCGCCGCTGGAGCGCGGCCCGGTCTCAACCACCCGGCCGCCGCGTCCTTCGTTGCCGCCGTCGGCGCCGAGCCCAAGCCCAAATACGGTTGGACCGACGTAGCGCGCTTCAGCGAGCTGGGCGTCCCCGCCGTCAACTTCGGCCCGGGGGATCCCTTGCTGGCCCATAAGGACAACGAACACGTCGACGCCGACGCCATCCGTGAGTGCCTCCGCGCGTTGCGGCTGTGGCTGGCGGACTGA
- a CDS encoding amino acid ABC transporter permease: MSSVLYDVPGPKARRASLIASIIGGLLIAGLLGLALLTLGKQGIFESQRWAVFSIPDVWGLIGNGIVATLSAAAVAAVLAFPLGLLLCLFRISTVAWIRVPTRIVLEFLRGMPVVLMMFFVLLVFATGSFVAVVAGLVLYNAAIFAEIIRAGVQSLPKGQREAGLAIGLTGFQSRLSIELPQAIRRMLPSLVAQLVVLLKDTSLGYIVSYEELLRKVQIMADFLGPQFLFPVFFVAAAIYIAINFSVSRLAIWIERRGSKKAAGGVATAAAVEIPTGAK, translated from the coding sequence ATGAGCTCGGTCCTCTACGATGTCCCTGGCCCCAAGGCCCGCCGCGCTTCGCTGATCGCCTCCATTATTGGAGGGTTGCTGATCGCCGGCCTTCTGGGCCTTGCCCTCTTGACACTGGGCAAGCAAGGAATCTTCGAATCGCAGCGCTGGGCTGTTTTTAGCATCCCGGACGTCTGGGGGCTGATTGGCAACGGCATCGTGGCCACCCTGTCAGCTGCTGCGGTGGCTGCCGTGCTCGCCTTCCCCCTTGGCTTGCTCCTCTGCCTCTTCCGAATATCCACCGTGGCGTGGATCCGGGTACCCACGCGGATCGTGCTCGAATTCCTTCGCGGCATGCCGGTGGTGCTGATGATGTTCTTCGTACTGCTGGTTTTTGCCACGGGATCCTTTGTGGCGGTCGTGGCCGGGCTGGTGCTCTACAACGCCGCCATCTTCGCGGAAATCATCCGCGCCGGTGTGCAGTCACTCCCCAAGGGCCAGCGGGAAGCTGGATTGGCGATCGGTCTGACAGGCTTTCAATCCCGCCTCAGCATTGAGCTTCCGCAAGCCATCCGGCGCATGCTGCCATCATTGGTGGCGCAGCTCGTTGTGCTGCTGAAGGACACCTCGCTTGGCTACATCGTTTCCTACGAGGAGCTCCTCCGGAAGGTACAGATCATGGCAGACTTCCTCGGCCCGCAGTTCCTCTTCCCGGTGTTCTTCGTCGCTGCTGCAATCTACATTGCTATTAATTTTTCCGTCTCCCGTTTGGCCATCTGGATCGAACGGCGAGGCTCCAAGAAAGCAGCAGGCGGCGTAGCGACGGCGGCCGCGGTCGAAATTCCCACCGGGGCCAAGTAG
- a CDS encoding amino acid ABC transporter permease has translation MDVIIESLPQYWDGFLRTLFLAVVSGIIALVVGTLLAAARVSPVKALRGFSMAYVEIVRNTPLTIAFFFAAVVLPRLGVTFEQFEVAAIIALSAYTSAFIAEAVRSGVNSVPVGQAEAARSIGMNFAQVLNYIILPQALRTVIPPMINILIALVKNSSVAGAFFVLELFGYGKQLANAHGDSVLWVLVGVAIFYLLITVPLGYVASQVERKVAIAR, from the coding sequence ATGGACGTCATCATTGAGAGCCTCCCCCAGTATTGGGACGGGTTCCTCAGAACTCTTTTCCTGGCAGTGGTGTCCGGCATTATTGCACTGGTTGTCGGTACTTTGCTCGCCGCAGCCCGCGTCTCGCCCGTCAAAGCCCTGCGCGGATTCAGCATGGCCTACGTGGAGATCGTCAGGAACACTCCGTTGACCATTGCGTTCTTCTTCGCCGCAGTGGTGCTCCCGCGGCTGGGCGTGACCTTTGAGCAATTCGAGGTCGCGGCAATAATTGCCCTTAGTGCCTACACTTCCGCCTTCATCGCCGAGGCCGTGCGATCCGGCGTCAACAGTGTGCCGGTTGGGCAGGCGGAGGCAGCCCGCAGCATCGGCATGAACTTCGCTCAGGTTCTCAACTACATCATCCTGCCCCAGGCGTTGCGCACCGTCATCCCGCCCATGATCAACATCCTGATCGCATTGGTTAAGAATTCCTCCGTGGCTGGCGCATTCTTTGTTCTCGAACTTTTCGGCTACGGCAAGCAGCTTGCCAACGCACACGGCGACAGCGTCCTCTGGGTGCTGGTCGGTGTCGCAATTTTCTATCTGCTCATTACCGTGCCCCTCGGGTATGTTGCCAGCCAGGTTGAACGAAAGGTGGCGATCGCGCGATGA
- a CDS encoding glutamate ABC transporter substrate-binding protein: MKSFITRRKSLLVAASAVLALSLSACGGGGGGTTPVEKPTFAAGTTMEKLNKAGKITIGTKFDQPLFGQKGLDGKPVGFDVEIGKAIAAKLGIAADKIEWKETVSANREQFIKNGDVDIIVATYTINDKRKTEVSFAGPYYQAGQALMVNKDNNSITKPEDVKGKKICSVTGSTPAATIVDKYGAILVPAATYSACLEPLRNKQVEAVTTDNVILAGFVNKEPDAFKLASDATFTKEPYGIGLKKDDTVFRNWINDQLEAFAKDGTYKKAWEGTAGAVIKTVPELPAIDRY; the protein is encoded by the coding sequence ATGAAGTCTTTTATCACCCGGAGGAAATCTCTCCTGGTAGCCGCAAGCGCGGTACTCGCTCTTTCGCTGAGCGCATGTGGGGGCGGCGGAGGCGGCACCACTCCAGTTGAGAAACCGACGTTCGCGGCGGGCACGACGATGGAGAAGCTCAACAAGGCCGGCAAGATCACCATTGGCACCAAGTTCGACCAGCCACTGTTTGGCCAGAAGGGGCTGGACGGCAAGCCGGTAGGCTTCGATGTCGAAATCGGCAAGGCCATTGCAGCAAAGCTTGGCATCGCGGCGGACAAGATCGAGTGGAAGGAAACGGTTTCGGCCAACCGCGAGCAGTTCATCAAGAACGGTGACGTTGACATCATTGTGGCCACGTACACCATCAATGACAAGCGCAAGACCGAGGTCTCCTTCGCTGGGCCGTACTACCAGGCCGGACAGGCACTGATGGTCAACAAGGACAACAACTCCATCACCAAGCCCGAGGACGTCAAGGGCAAGAAGATCTGCTCCGTCACCGGTTCGACCCCGGCCGCAACCATCGTCGACAAGTACGGCGCGATTCTGGTGCCGGCTGCCACGTACTCCGCGTGCCTTGAGCCCCTGCGCAACAAGCAGGTTGAAGCAGTTACCACGGACAATGTCATTCTTGCCGGTTTTGTGAACAAGGAGCCGGACGCCTTCAAGCTCGCCTCCGATGCAACCTTCACCAAGGAGCCCTACGGCATCGGTCTGAAGAAGGATGACACTGTCTTCCGAAACTGGATCAACGACCAGCTTGAGGCTTTCGCCAAGGACGGCACCTACAAGAAGGCTTGGGAAGGAACCGCAGGCGCCGTGATCAAGACGGTGCCGGAACTTCCAGCCATCGACCGCTACTGA
- a CDS encoding amino acid ABC transporter ATP-binding protein, protein MTIQASSDALVSLNGVNKHYGQLHVLKDINLQVKKGEVVVVIGPSGSGKSTLCRAINRLETIDTGEISIDGKKLPEEGKELAVLRADVGMVFQSFNLFAHKTILENVTLGPIKVKRLDKATADKDAMALLERVGVGHQAPKLPAQLSGGQQQRVAIARALAMKPKVMLFDEPTSALDPEMINEVLDVMVQLAKEGMTMIVVTHEMGFARKAADRVVFMADGQIVEDSTPEEFFTNPQSNRAKDFLSKLLTH, encoded by the coding sequence ATGACTATTCAAGCCTCCAGCGATGCCCTTGTCTCCCTGAATGGCGTCAACAAGCACTATGGTCAACTGCACGTCCTCAAGGACATCAACCTCCAGGTCAAAAAAGGTGAGGTTGTAGTTGTGATCGGGCCATCGGGCTCAGGCAAGTCGACGCTGTGCCGGGCCATCAACCGCTTGGAGACCATCGATACCGGTGAGATCTCGATCGACGGCAAGAAGCTTCCGGAAGAGGGCAAGGAACTTGCGGTCCTCCGTGCCGACGTCGGGATGGTCTTCCAATCTTTCAACCTTTTCGCCCATAAGACGATTCTCGAAAACGTCACGCTGGGGCCGATCAAGGTCAAGAGACTGGACAAGGCAACCGCTGACAAAGACGCGATGGCGTTGTTGGAGCGGGTCGGCGTCGGGCATCAAGCACCCAAGCTTCCGGCACAGCTGTCCGGCGGCCAGCAGCAGCGTGTAGCAATCGCCCGGGCACTGGCCATGAAGCCGAAGGTCATGCTGTTTGACGAGCCGACTTCTGCCCTGGATCCCGAAATGATCAACGAGGTCCTGGACGTCATGGTCCAGCTGGCCAAAGAGGGTATGACCATGATCGTGGTCACGCACGAGATGGGCTTTGCCCGCAAGGCCGCTGACCGGGTGGTCTTCATGGCCGACGGCCAGATTGTCGAAGACTCCACGCCAGAGGAATTCTTCACCAATCCTCAAAGCAACCGTGCGAAGGATTTCCTCTCCAAACTCCTCACCCACTAG
- a CDS encoding TIGR00730 family Rossman fold protein — MSTSQPQVPSPDANGKATSSGSAASAAVAADAPAKHKGPLELRRKQAAMPMSDQRLLDTRGADHFIHTDPWRVLRIQSEFVEGFGALAELGPAVSVFGSARTKPGTGYYDMGVQVGRHLAEAGVAVITGGGPGSMEAANRGAVEGNGVSVGLGIELPFEQGLNRWVDLGINFRYFFARKTMFVKYAQGFIVLPGGLGTLDELFEAMVLVQTRKVTSFPIVLLGVDFWSPMIEWIKGTLVAEGMVSAKDLDLIQLVDDPADAVHRVLHGVPRPPSTNGDQRPE; from the coding sequence ATGAGTACCAGCCAGCCCCAGGTTCCGAGTCCAGACGCTAATGGCAAAGCGACAAGCAGCGGATCGGCAGCGTCAGCCGCCGTTGCCGCAGATGCTCCGGCCAAGCACAAAGGTCCCTTGGAGCTTCGGCGCAAACAGGCCGCTATGCCGATGTCGGACCAGCGGCTCCTGGACACCCGGGGAGCGGACCACTTCATTCATACGGACCCGTGGCGGGTACTGCGCATCCAGAGCGAGTTCGTTGAAGGCTTCGGTGCTCTCGCGGAGCTTGGGCCGGCCGTAAGCGTCTTCGGCTCGGCCCGCACCAAGCCGGGCACGGGCTATTACGATATGGGCGTGCAGGTTGGCCGTCACCTTGCCGAAGCCGGCGTCGCCGTCATCACAGGCGGAGGCCCGGGATCCATGGAAGCCGCCAATCGAGGTGCCGTGGAAGGCAACGGGGTTTCCGTTGGCTTGGGCATAGAACTGCCCTTTGAACAGGGCCTGAACCGCTGGGTGGACCTTGGCATCAACTTCAGGTACTTCTTTGCCCGCAAGACCATGTTCGTCAAGTACGCGCAAGGGTTCATCGTCTTGCCGGGCGGTCTGGGAACCCTGGACGAACTGTTTGAAGCCATGGTTTTGGTACAGACCCGCAAAGTGACATCGTTCCCCATCGTCCTGCTGGGAGTCGACTTCTGGAGCCCCATGATCGAATGGATCAAGGGGACTTTGGTGGCCGAAGGCATGGTCTCCGCGAAGGACCTGGACCTCATCCAACTCGTGGATGATCCTGCGGACGCCGTCCACCGTGTCCTGCACGGTGTCCCGCGGCCCCCCTCGACCAACGGCGATCAGCGCCCGGAGTAA
- a CDS encoding DivIVA domain-containing protein: MVVVSFFLVFFAIAVVGAVLFLGTGIARSSRNAGAGLDEPVPNLPPVLLPAGAKASDVDRVRFALGLRGYRMDQVDEVLDELRDQLTARETEIDRLKRALEAAGNPEDPKA; the protein is encoded by the coding sequence ATGGTTGTTGTGAGCTTCTTTCTGGTCTTTTTCGCGATCGCCGTGGTCGGCGCGGTGTTGTTCCTCGGCACTGGAATTGCCCGGTCCAGCCGCAACGCCGGTGCCGGTTTGGATGAACCCGTGCCGAACCTGCCGCCGGTGCTGCTCCCGGCCGGAGCCAAGGCGTCCGACGTCGACCGCGTGCGTTTTGCGCTCGGCCTCCGGGGCTACCGGATGGACCAAGTGGATGAGGTGCTCGATGAGCTGCGGGATCAGTTGACCGCCCGGGAGACGGAAATCGATCGGCTGAAACGGGCCCTTGAAGCAGCCGGGAACCCGGAAGACCCGAAAGCGTGA
- a CDS encoding DUF3117 domain-containing protein encodes MAAMKPRTGDGPMEVTKEGRSLIMRVPLEGGGRLVVELNAAEAANLKECLVGVTE; translated from the coding sequence ATGGCGGCTATGAAACCACGTACTGGCGACGGCCCTATGGAAGTAACCAAAGAGGGCCGCAGCCTGATCATGCGTGTGCCGCTCGAAGGCGGAGGACGGCTTGTGGTCGAGCTCAACGCAGCAGAAGCGGCGAACCTCAAGGAATGCCTCGTAGGCGTTACCGAATAG
- a CDS encoding O-methyltransferase, with translation MSADKSTSWSYAEDLPAEDDVLLRARERSFELGVTPVSPGVGAVLTVLAAASKAQTVVEVGSGAGVSGVCLLRGLSPQAVLTTIDVDVEHLKAAREAFLESGSPANRTRTISGRAADVLPRLTDSAYDLVFIDADKPNFPGYVEQAIRLLKSGGTLVINDALDKDKVSNPAARDSTTVVLRQIGKAIRDDERLSSAMLPTGDGLLVAVKK, from the coding sequence ATGAGTGCCGACAAGTCAACCAGCTGGTCCTATGCAGAAGATCTGCCTGCCGAGGACGATGTGTTGCTTCGCGCCCGTGAACGCTCCTTCGAGCTGGGAGTTACTCCCGTCAGCCCCGGGGTTGGCGCTGTCCTGACGGTTCTGGCTGCGGCGTCGAAGGCCCAGACCGTTGTGGAGGTTGGATCCGGGGCGGGCGTCTCCGGGGTATGCCTTCTGCGGGGCCTCAGCCCACAGGCCGTCCTGACCACGATCGACGTCGACGTCGAGCACCTAAAAGCCGCCCGGGAGGCCTTCCTGGAATCCGGCAGCCCGGCGAACCGAACCAGGACCATCTCCGGCCGTGCAGCGGACGTGCTGCCGCGCCTCACCGATTCCGCGTACGACCTCGTGTTCATCGATGCTGACAAGCCGAACTTTCCTGGCTACGTTGAGCAAGCCATCAGGTTGCTGAAGTCGGGCGGAACGCTGGTCATCAATGACGCCCTGGACAAGGACAAGGTTTCCAACCCTGCCGCCAGGGACAGCACCACCGTGGTGCTGCGCCAGATCGGCAAAGCCATCCGCGACGACGAGCGTCTCTCCTCGGCAATGCTTCCCACGGGCGACGGCTTGCTGGTAGCCGTCAAGAAGTAG
- the sigE gene encoding RNA polymerase sigma factor SigE, whose amino-acid sequence MRASSAAPVQTTAAVLGSTGTAPPVEEWVRPSWEEVVENHSAKVFRLAYRLTGNKFDAEDLTQEVFVRVFRSLENFKPGTLDGWLHRITTNLFLDQARRKSRIRFDALAEDAESRLPGHEPGPEQSFELNNLDLDVQRALEELPPDFRAAVVLCDLEGLSYDEVAEALGVKLGTVRSRIHRGRTMLREKLAHRDPRPVQARKPRLKIPRIAGLL is encoded by the coding sequence ATGCGGGCATCAAGTGCTGCGCCAGTCCAGACAACGGCAGCAGTCCTGGGTTCCACCGGCACGGCTCCGCCCGTGGAAGAGTGGGTCAGGCCCAGTTGGGAAGAAGTGGTGGAAAACCACTCCGCCAAGGTCTTCCGCCTTGCCTATCGGCTGACGGGAAACAAGTTCGACGCCGAGGACCTCACCCAGGAAGTCTTCGTCCGGGTATTCCGTTCGCTCGAAAACTTCAAGCCCGGCACTCTCGACGGCTGGCTGCACCGCATCACCACCAACCTCTTCCTCGATCAGGCCCGCCGGAAGAGCCGCATCCGCTTCGATGCGCTGGCCGAAGACGCCGAATCACGACTGCCCGGGCATGAACCCGGACCTGAACAGAGCTTCGAGTTGAACAACCTGGACCTTGACGTCCAGCGAGCCTTGGAAGAACTCCCGCCCGACTTCCGCGCCGCCGTCGTGCTTTGCGATCTCGAAGGTCTCTCATACGACGAAGTTGCCGAAGCTCTGGGCGTGAAGCTGGGGACCGTCAGGTCCCGCATTCACCGCGGCCGGACGATGCTTCGCGAAAAGCTGGCCCATCGGGATCCGCGTCCGGTCCAAGCCCGCAAGCCGCGTCTCAAGATTCCGCGCATCGCCGGTCTCCTTTAG
- a CDS encoding twin-arginine translocase TatA/TatE family subunit — protein MFGINGPEFLILLIIGVIVIGPSRLPEYTRKLANLVKELRRMASGAREQIKEEVGIDIDEVDWKKYDPRQYDPRRIIKEALLDDDTKPVSAGAPVAAVAVETVPKAPKRVIERLPVGDKAPFDSEAT, from the coding sequence GTGTTTGGAATCAATGGCCCGGAGTTTCTGATCCTGCTGATCATCGGCGTAATCGTGATCGGTCCCAGCCGTTTGCCCGAATACACCCGGAAGTTGGCGAATCTGGTCAAGGAACTGCGGCGCATGGCGTCCGGTGCCCGCGAACAGATCAAGGAAGAAGTCGGCATCGACATCGATGAAGTCGACTGGAAGAAATACGACCCCCGCCAATATGATCCGCGCCGGATCATCAAGGAAGCACTGCTCGACGACGACACGAAGCCGGTGAGCGCAGGCGCACCTGTCGCTGCCGTTGCCGTGGAAACAGTGCCCAAGGCCCCTAAACGGGTTATTGAACGGCTTCCCGTCGGTGACAAGGCACCCTTCGACTCCGAAGCCACCTAA
- a CDS encoding Mrp/NBP35 family ATP-binding protein yields the protein MSTPSVEALNAALATVIDPELRRPITELGMLDSVEAGADGNVRVAVLLTIAGCPLRETITADATAALTRVPGVTGVEVELKVMTQEQRDALKERLRGAGGQRGIPFNEPGSLTKVFAVASGKGGVGKSSVTVNLACALAAQGLRVGIVDADVHGFSVPGLMGITQQPTRVDDMILPPVAYGVKVISIGMFVSGNKAVAWRGPMLHRALEQFLTDVYFGDLDALFLDLPPGTGDIAISVAQLLPKAEILVVTTPQAAAADVAERAGTIATQTGQKLAGVVENMSFLELPDGGRMELFGSGGGLVLAERLSAAVGTDVPLLGQIPLDIRLREGGDAGRPVVLAAPETPAAQALQSIAGKLNAKPRGLAGMSLGIQPK from the coding sequence ATGAGCACACCATCCGTCGAGGCCCTGAATGCTGCCTTGGCTACCGTCATCGATCCCGAACTCCGCCGTCCCATCACTGAGTTGGGGATGCTGGATTCGGTAGAAGCCGGAGCGGACGGAAACGTCCGCGTTGCGGTGCTGCTGACCATCGCCGGTTGTCCCCTTCGTGAGACCATCACCGCCGATGCCACGGCGGCCCTCACGCGCGTTCCGGGAGTTACCGGCGTCGAAGTCGAGCTCAAGGTCATGACGCAGGAACAACGCGATGCTCTCAAGGAGCGGCTGCGCGGCGCCGGCGGCCAACGCGGAATCCCCTTCAACGAGCCGGGGTCATTGACCAAGGTGTTTGCCGTGGCCAGCGGCAAGGGAGGCGTGGGAAAGTCCTCGGTGACGGTCAACCTTGCGTGTGCCCTCGCAGCGCAGGGGCTGCGCGTAGGTATCGTCGACGCCGATGTCCACGGCTTCTCCGTCCCGGGCCTCATGGGAATCACGCAGCAGCCCACCCGGGTGGACGACATGATCCTCCCGCCGGTGGCCTACGGCGTGAAGGTGATCTCCATTGGAATGTTTGTTTCCGGGAACAAGGCGGTGGCCTGGCGTGGCCCCATGTTGCACCGGGCGTTGGAGCAATTCCTCACCGACGTCTATTTCGGCGATCTGGATGCCTTGTTCCTGGATCTGCCGCCCGGCACCGGCGATATCGCCATCTCAGTGGCGCAGTTGCTTCCCAAGGCCGAAATCCTCGTGGTAACCACCCCGCAAGCCGCCGCAGCGGATGTTGCCGAGCGGGCCGGCACTATCGCAACGCAGACCGGCCAAAAACTTGCCGGCGTCGTGGAAAACATGTCATTCCTGGAGTTGCCCGACGGCGGCAGGATGGAATTGTTCGGCAGCGGCGGCGGGTTGGTGCTGGCCGAGCGCCTGAGCGCTGCCGTCGGCACCGACGTGCCGCTGCTGGGACAGATCCCCTTGGACATCCGTCTGCGCGAAGGCGGTGACGCGGGCCGTCCCGTCGTGTTGGCGGCTCCGGAGACGCCAGCGGCACAGGCGCTTCAAAGCATCGCGGGCAAGCTCAACGCCAAGCCGCGCGGTCTGGCCGGAATGTCGCTTGGCATCCAGCCAAAGTAG